In Vidua chalybeata isolate OUT-0048 chromosome 9, bVidCha1 merged haplotype, whole genome shotgun sequence, a genomic segment contains:
- the RPL5 gene encoding 60S ribosomal protein L5 isoform X2 — MIVRVTNRDIICQIAYARIEGDMIVCAAYAHELPKYGVKVGLTNYAAAYCTGLLLARRLLNKFGLDKIYEGQVEVTGDEYNVESVDGKPGAFTCYLDAGLARTTTGNKVFGALKGAVDGGLSIPHSTKRFPGYDSESKEFNAEVHRKHIMGQNVADYMRYLMEEDEDAYKKQFSQYIKNNVTPDGMEEMYKKAHAAIRDNPVHEKKPKRDVKKKRWNCPKMSLAQKKDRVAQKKASFLRAQERRTES; from the exons ATTGCCTATGCCAGAATCGAGGGGGACATGATCGTGTGCGCTGCCTACGCCCACGAGCTGCCCAAGTACGGCGTCAAGGTGGGCCTGACCAACTACGCTGCTGCCTACTGCACCGGCCTGCTCCTGGCACGCAGG CTTCTGAATAAATTTGGCCTTGATAAGATCTATGAAGGCCAAGTTGAAGTCACTGGTGATGAGTACAATGTGGAAAGTGTGGATGGCAAGCCTGGTGCTTTTACATGCTACCTGGATGCGGGTCTTGCCAGAACTACCACTGGAAACAAAGTCTTTGGTGCTCTGAAGGGTGCAGTGGACGGGGGGCTGTCTATCCCTCATAG CACCAAACGTTTCCCTGGCTACGACTCGGAGAGCAAAGAGTTCAATGCTGAGGTTCACCGCAAGCACATCATGGGCCAGAACGTGGCCGATTACATGCGGTACCTGATGGAGGAGGACGAAGATGCCTACAAGAAACAGTTCTCCCAGTACATAAAGAACAACGTAACACCTGATGGG atgGAAGAAATGTATAAAAAAGCCCATGCTGCTATACGGGATAATCCTGTCCATGAAAAGAAACCTAAGAGAGATGTCAAGAAAAAGAG GTGGAACTGTCCCAAGATGTCTCTTGCCCAGAAGAAAGACCGTGTTGCTCAGAAGAAGGCCAGCTTCCTCAGGGCCCAGGAGCGCAGAACGGAGAGCTAA